One Mycolicibacterium parafortuitum DNA segment encodes these proteins:
- a CDS encoding DUF1003 domain-containing protein, with translation MSESSRQRLDTPRMSRFLGPRLDIEAVGRFSERIARFLGTGRYLAIQTIVVIVWIALNFGAFAWQWDPYPFILLNLAFSTQAAYAAPLILLAQNRQENRDRVSLEEDRRRAEQTKADTEFLARELAALRLAVGEVATRDYLRRELDEVRDMLEKLHEHAVDGADGTSKHDTGERKAKKSTGHG, from the coding sequence ATGAGCGAATCATCGCGGCAGCGCCTCGACACGCCGCGGATGTCCCGGTTCCTGGGGCCGCGGCTCGACATCGAGGCGGTCGGCCGATTCAGCGAGCGCATCGCCCGGTTCCTCGGCACCGGGCGGTATCTGGCGATCCAGACCATCGTCGTCATCGTCTGGATCGCGCTGAACTTCGGCGCGTTCGCCTGGCAGTGGGACCCGTACCCGTTCATCCTGCTCAACCTCGCGTTCTCGACGCAGGCGGCGTACGCGGCGCCGCTGATCCTGCTCGCGCAGAACCGCCAGGAGAACCGGGACCGGGTGTCGCTGGAGGAGGACCGCCGACGGGCCGAGCAGACCAAGGCCGACACCGAATTCCTGGCCCGCGAACTCGCCGCGCTACGGCTGGCTGTCGGCGAGGTCGCCACCCGCGACTATCTGCGCCGCGAACTCGACGAGGTGCGCGACATGCTGGAGAAGCTGCACGAGCACGCCGTCGACGGCGCCGACGGAACGAGCAAACACGACACCGGCGAACGTAAGGCCAAGAAATCCACCGGACACGGCTGA
- a CDS encoding lytic transglycosylase domain-containing protein: MHIGGGPALRAARRRAGHVVRNPAVGVAAVLTPLVLAGAVGASAPVTIDPTRDTAVMPLAAIGAPTGATVVDRSGPSVVAVAKPPAPLRTVASTASAPPPPTVVNAPGTLRIPSVNLAAYRNAEAMMAAAYPGCGVSWNLLAGIGRIESMHSYGGATDARGTAVRPIYGPTLDGTLPGNEVIVESRTADRVVYARAMGPMQFLPGTWSRYASDGDGDGKADVQNVYDAALAAARYLCSGGLNLRNQADVMSAILRYNNSMAYAQNVLSWAAAYATGVVPVDLPPITGSIPELSDSESATLTAHLDRRAGLGPGLPINAAGLPASDPLSLIPLMERTDVASQINTGLPGFGAGQTLGPPPGPMPQAAPLPAVPAPPPAWVPPWVQQPPQKPAQCAVFCIQDLPPAAAAPAPVPAGPLNLAPAPAAPPAPGPLLPPAPVGLPPAPGPAPGPAPGPAPGPVA, translated from the coding sequence GTGCACATAGGGGGAGGACCCGCCCTCCGCGCAGCGCGGCGTCGAGCAGGGCACGTCGTTCGCAATCCTGCGGTTGGTGTGGCTGCCGTGCTGACTCCCCTGGTTCTCGCCGGCGCCGTCGGCGCCTCCGCGCCCGTGACGATCGACCCGACCCGCGACACCGCGGTGATGCCGCTGGCCGCTATCGGAGCCCCGACCGGAGCCACCGTCGTCGACCGTTCGGGCCCGTCCGTGGTCGCGGTCGCCAAACCGCCCGCCCCGCTGCGCACGGTCGCCAGCACCGCGTCGGCCCCGCCGCCGCCGACCGTCGTCAACGCGCCCGGGACACTGCGCATCCCGTCGGTGAACCTGGCGGCCTACCGCAACGCCGAGGCCATGATGGCCGCCGCGTACCCCGGATGCGGCGTCAGCTGGAACCTGCTGGCCGGCATCGGCCGCATCGAGTCGATGCACTCCTACGGCGGCGCGACCGATGCGCGCGGCACCGCCGTCCGCCCGATCTACGGTCCCACGCTGGACGGCACGCTGCCGGGCAACGAGGTCATCGTCGAGAGCCGCACCGCCGACCGCGTCGTGTACGCGCGGGCGATGGGGCCGATGCAGTTCCTGCCCGGCACCTGGTCGCGCTACGCCTCCGACGGTGACGGTGACGGCAAGGCCGATGTGCAGAACGTCTACGACGCGGCCCTGGCCGCCGCGCGCTACCTGTGCAGCGGTGGCCTGAACCTGCGCAACCAGGCCGACGTGATGTCGGCGATCCTGCGCTACAACAACTCGATGGCCTACGCGCAGAACGTGCTCAGCTGGGCCGCCGCGTACGCGACCGGCGTCGTCCCGGTGGACCTGCCGCCGATCACCGGATCGATCCCCGAGCTGAGCGACAGCGAGAGCGCGACGCTGACCGCGCACCTGGACCGGCGCGCCGGGCTGGGCCCCGGGTTGCCGATCAACGCGGCCGGACTGCCCGCCAGCGATCCGCTGTCGCTGATCCCCCTGATGGAACGCACCGACGTGGCCAGCCAGATCAACACCGGACTGCCCGGCTTCGGGGCCGGCCAGACACTCGGTCCGCCTCCGGGCCCGATGCCGCAGGCCGCGCCGCTGCCCGCGGTGCCCGCGCCGCCGCCGGCCTGGGTGCCGCCGTGGGTGCAGCAGCCGCCGCAGAAGCCCGCCCAGTGCGCGGTGTTCTGCATCCAGGACCTGCCGCCCGCGGCAGCTGCGCCCGCACCCGTCCCGGCGGGCCCGCTGAACCTCGCCCCCGCACCGGCCGCGCCCCCGGCGCCGGGGCCGCTGCTGCCGCCGGCCCCGGTCGGGCTTCCGCCGGCACCCGGACCCGCACCCGGTCCCGCTCCGGGACCGGCGCCCGGGCCTGTCGCCTGA
- a CDS encoding Mrp/NBP35 family ATP-binding protein: protein MSSTPHDLEAAVRAALTKVIDPELRRPITEVGMVKSVTVESDASVHVEVYLTTSACPKKTEITDRVTRAVQDVPGTGAVKVTLDVMNDEQRAELRKLLRGDSREPVIPFAQPGSLTRVYAVASGKGGVGKSSVTVNLAAAMAARGLSVGLLDADIYGHSVPRMMGTQDRPTQVDSMILPPVSHDVRVISIAMFTQGNTPVVWRGPMLHRALQQFLADVYWGDLDVLLLDLPPGTGDIAISVAQLIPGAEILVVTTPQLAAAEVAERAGAIAIQTRQRIAGVVENMVDSPTLKMFGEGGGRQVAESLSRAVGADVPLLGQVPLDPELVAAGDSGVPLVLSAPDSLAGRELRKIADTLSSRKRGLAGMSLGLDPAGR from the coding sequence ATGTCCTCTACTCCGCACGACCTGGAAGCGGCGGTACGTGCCGCCCTGACCAAGGTGATCGACCCCGAGTTGCGTCGGCCGATCACCGAAGTCGGCATGGTCAAAAGCGTCACCGTCGAATCCGACGCCTCGGTCCACGTCGAGGTGTATCTGACCACCTCGGCCTGCCCGAAGAAGACCGAGATCACCGACCGCGTCACGCGGGCGGTGCAGGACGTCCCGGGCACCGGCGCGGTCAAGGTCACCCTCGACGTGATGAACGACGAGCAGCGCGCCGAGTTGCGCAAGCTGCTGCGTGGCGACTCGCGCGAGCCGGTCATCCCGTTCGCGCAGCCCGGATCGCTGACGCGGGTGTACGCGGTCGCATCCGGCAAGGGCGGCGTCGGCAAGTCCAGCGTCACGGTCAATCTCGCCGCGGCGATGGCCGCGCGAGGGCTGTCCGTCGGGCTGCTCGACGCCGACATCTACGGCCACTCCGTGCCCCGGATGATGGGCACCCAGGACCGGCCCACCCAGGTCGACTCGATGATCCTGCCGCCCGTCTCCCACGACGTGCGGGTGATCTCGATCGCGATGTTCACCCAGGGCAACACCCCGGTGGTGTGGCGCGGACCGATGCTGCACCGCGCGCTGCAGCAGTTCCTCGCCGACGTGTACTGGGGCGACCTCGACGTGCTGCTGCTGGATCTGCCGCCCGGCACCGGCGACATCGCGATCTCGGTGGCGCAGCTCATCCCCGGCGCGGAGATCCTCGTCGTCACCACCCCGCAGCTGGCGGCCGCCGAGGTTGCCGAACGGGCCGGGGCGATCGCGATCCAGACCCGCCAGCGCATCGCGGGCGTCGTCGAGAACATGGTCGACAGCCCCACCTTGAAGATGTTCGGCGAGGGCGGCGGACGCCAGGTCGCCGAGAGCCTGTCGCGGGCTGTCGGCGCCGACGTGCCGCTGCTCGGTCAGGTCCCGCTGGACCCGGAGCTGGTGGCCGCGGGCGACTCGGGGGTGCCGTTGGTGCTCAGCGCCCCGGATTCCTTGGCGGGCAGGGAACTTCGCAAGATCGCCGATACGCTGTCGAGCCGCAAGCGCGGCCTGGCGGGGATGTCACTGGGCCTGGATCCGGCCGGTCGCTGA